Below is a genomic region from Halobacterium sp. CBA1132.
AACAACGTTTTAACGACGGCGGTGGTAGCGACGACCACTATGGGCAAGAAATCGAAGGCGCAGAAGAAGCGACTGGCGAAACTCGAACGCCAGAACAGCCGCGTGCCCGCGTGGGTCATGATGAAGACGAACCGGGACGTCCAGCGCAACCCGAAGCGCCGCAACTGGCGGCGTAACAACACCGACGAATAATGTCCGCCAGCGACTTCGAGGAGCGCATCGTCACCGTCCCGCTGCGCGACGTGACGAAGGTGCCCCAACACGAGCAGGCCGGACAGGCGATGACCATCATCCGCGAACACCTCGCGAAGCACTTCGCCGTCGAGGAGGACGAGGTCCGTCTGGACCCCTCCATCAACGAGGCCATCTGGTCGGAAGGCCAGAAGAACCCGCCGCGGAAGGTCCGCGTGCACGCCGCGCGCTTCGTCGAGGACGGCGAGACCGTCGTCGAAGCCGAATACGAAGAGTAAGAACTTGTTACGCGCTGCCTTCCTCGGGTCCCCGTACGTCGGCGTCTTCGCCCGCGCGACCAACGACTGCGTCGTCGTCAGACCGGACATCTCCGAGGAGCTGACCGACGAACT
It encodes:
- a CDS encoding 50S ribosomal protein L31e, whose amino-acid sequence is MSASDFEERIVTVPLRDVTKVPQHEQAGQAMTIIREHLAKHFAVEEDEVRLDPSINEAIWSEGQKNPPRKVRVHAARFVEDGETVVEAEYEE
- a CDS encoding 50S ribosomal protein L39e, yielding MGKKSKAQKKRLAKLERQNSRVPAWVMMKTNRDVQRNPKRRNWRRNNTDE